AATGCGCGATATGATGACAGAGCGCGGCTACCTTGAGGTTGAAACCCCGATTCTGCAGCCGATTTACGGCGGGGCTTCTGCGCGGCCGTTTGTGACGCATCACAACACGCTCGATATGCAGCTTTATTTGCGCGTTGCCAACGAGCTCTATCTCAAGCGCCTGATCGTAGGCGGCTTCGACGGTGTGTTTGAGTTTGCGAAGGATTTCCGGAATGAAGGCATGAGCCGGTTCCATAATCCGGAGTTTACGCAGGTTGAACTGTACGTGGCTTACAAAGATTATAACTGGATGATGGACTTCGTGGAGGAAATGCTGGAGAAAGTCGCGCTTGAACTGCATGGGTCGACAAAAGTGCAGGTGGGCAGCCACGAAATTGATTTCCAAAAAGGATGGCGGCGGGTTACCATGTTTGACGCCATTGAGGAACAGACAGGGCACAATCTCTTTGGTCTGGACGTACCCGAACTGCGCAAAATTGCGGCATCTCTGAAAGTTGGCACAGACGACACCATGGGTGCAGGCAAAATTATTGATGAGATTTTCGGCGAGCATGTAGAGCCTAAGCTGATCCAGCCGACTTTCATCACCGATTACCCGATTGAGATGAGTCCGCTTGCCAAAAAACACCGCAGTAAAGAAGGATTGGTAGAGCGCTTTGAGCTGATTTGCAACGGAAAGGAAGTCTGCAACGCTTTTACCGAGCTCAACGACCCGATTGATCAGCGCAATCGCCTGGAAGAACAGGCGCGGCTGCGTGCAGACGGAGACGATGAAGCGATGTCGGTAGATGAAGACTTTCTGCGTGCGCTCGAATACGGCATGCCCCCAACGGTGGGCCTTGGCGTAGGCATTGACCGCCTGGCAATGATTATGACCAATCAGGAATCCATCCGGGATGTACTGTTTTTTCCCCACATGCGTCCGGAACATGCAGGCTGATTTGTTAATTGAAAAACCATTTTAATTAGAATTGTTAACAATTGCCTGTAACGATCAGTTAAGCTTCAAATCAAGCCTAAAATAAAGTGAAACCGATGGAATAAAGCGTTTTGGGGTAGTTTTTTGATTTTATCACAGAACTGCCCCATAAAAAGTCTCATTCAGCAATTTTAATGTCACAATAGTTGTGTTATATAGTTGCTATGTAAGTGAACATTTAATAAATTAGTATTGTATAGTGTTCGGAATAGGCATTTCGGTTCATTTATCTTATGTTCTACAAGCCTGACTCCGACAGTAATTACAAACGGGTCCACAAAAAACAAAACAAACAATACAAGAAGATGGCAAATACCTACAAGTCCAGATTAAAGCCCTACGTGGCTGGGTTGCTTGCACTGCTGATATTCAGTCCGGCAGTCGCAATAGCTCAGTTTCCAGGGGGAGATGGGTCTCAAAACGATCCATTCCAAATTGAAGATGCTCAGCAACTCTCTGATGTGAGAAATGACATCAGCCTCGGAGTTTATTATAAGTTGATACAGGACATCACATTTGATGGTTCTGATGTTTGGGAACCTATTGGTTCGGCAAGCCAACCTTTCCTGGCAAATTTTGACGGAGGTGGTTTTACGATATCAGGTCTTCAAATTAATGACACTACAGGCGGTAATGAAAGCGGCCTTTTTGGAATAATTGGCAATGGGGGTAAAGTTACAAATCTGGTACTCTCAGATGTAAATATTAATTTACCAAATGCTGTAAGTGTAGGTGCTCTTGCAGGCGGTGCCACCGATAATGCAACAATCACGCACATTACAGTATCATCAGGTACTATAGTAGGTTTTGAGAATGTTGGCGGAATCATCGGAAGAATCCGTGGCGGTTCAACTACATTCGCTGATAATACCTCAGCAGCTACCGTAATAGGAAGTGAAAGAGTTGGCGGTGTAGCTGGTATAATGCGTGTGACTCGAATTGAAAGATGCTCGTCAACTGGTGTCGTTCAATTGGATGCCGGTGGTGCTGGCGACATTGGTGGTTTGGTTGGTTTTATGAACGATGTAACAAGAGTGCGTGAGTCTTACAGCTCTGCACAAGTTATTATGTCAAACTCAAACGGTGGTCTTTTAAGAGGCGCTGGCGGTCTTGTTGGTGCTATCGTCGATGGTACAACCGAAGTGATCAACACTTATGCGACCGGAACACTTACTGTAGATGACCGTTCTATGAACGATCTAAGTATTGGTGGCTTGGTAGGAAGAATGGAAGGTGGAAAAATTGTTAATTCCTATGCATCAAATATTTTTGATTTTGACGCTCATCTACTTCGTTCGAGAACAGGTGGCTTGATAGGTTCATTTTCAGCAACACTTCCTATTTCTGCTGTACAAAGTTCATACTGGAATGAAGATGTTTCCGGCCTTGCAAGTCGTACGCCTGATGCGGGAACCAACCGTACCACCGATCAAATGAAAATTCGTTCAAAATTTGTGAATAATGGTTGGAATTTTGATACCGTATGGCAAAACAGCAGAGCCACTTCGATGCCATATTTGCGCAATGTAAGTCAAACAATCATTGCTGGCCCTGAGATTGGAGCCATTAGCGATCAGGAAGCCTGGAGACATCTCGGTACATCATTAACCGGTGTGACCTACGATAACTTATTGCATCCTATATGGACGCAAGGTGTTCCCGGATCAGATAACCCTGGTTCAGCGAACCCAAACATTTTCACATATAATTCAACAACAAATGAATGGGTAGCGCTGCAGGATATGGCTGATGAAATCCCAATTGGTTCCGGCTTTGCAGTATATGTTTATTCAGCTGATTTTGACGGACAGCCAATAAATGATCAGGGATTCCCTAAGAGTTTACTCGTTGAAGGCGCCAAAATTTCTGACGATATAATAAGACCGATTAATACACTAAGAAACGGTTGGACCTTCTTGTCTAACAGCTTTTTGTTTCCGGTATTATGGGAAGACATTTTTGCTGCCAATGATGTCAGATTAGATCCTGTAGTTTATGTATACGACCCGCGCGTAACTGAGCCAAGTTACAGAGTTTGGAATGGTGAAACTGGCGCTGGTGATTTGGCACTTAATGGATTTATCTCCCCGTTCCAGGGTTTCTTTGTGAAAACTGCCAGAAGTGGAAGCGGCAACCAGGTAACACTCCCAGCTTCAGCTCAAAGACCAGACAGAAACTCTAACCTGCTCACAAGAAATCCGTCAGACTTTTTGGCTACATTAAATCTGAATGCGAAACTTGTAGGTCAGGAACGTGAGCGTAATCTCATGGTTGTTTTCAGTGAAACAGAGACCTCCAATGGATTAGCTTTAGCACCAATGGATGGTGTATCATATGTTGAGTTTGCTGTCCTAGATGAAGAAATCGGAACGCTGAATCGTATGTTCAATGCATCCTCACCCGAGGGAACGTACAATTTCCCTATTGTCCTCAGAAACCTGGAATTCGAAAACAACGGTTGGTTTGAGTACTCCGGTGAGTTTAATCTGTCATGGAGCGGTCTTGATGATTTTCCTGCGGACTGGGAGTTTACATTAACAGATACGCAGACTGGCGAGGTAACAGACCTAAGAACTAACGAAATCATTACAGTTAACACAACTGTTATGCAGGTTTCTGATAGCCCCGCTGTTGAATGGAATCTGAGCCCGACACCCGTAACCGCATCTGTAACTGATTCCAGATTCATTCTTACAGTTGTTGCCGGCGCACCTGTAAGCATTGGGGAAGGTCTTGAGTCTCCAACTCAAATTACACTTGAACAAAATTACCCCAATCCGTTCAACCCAACTACAAGCATACGTTACACGTTGAATGCTTCTTCTGATGTCAGACTTGATGTATTTAATCTGATGGGTCAGCGTGTTGCTTCACTTCAAGATGGATTCCAGCAGGCTGGTACACACACGGTATCTTTTGACGGCTCTCAGCTTTCAAGTGGTGTGTATGTTTACAGACTGCAAGCCGGTGGTCAAACTCTTACCAGAAAAATGACCTTAGTCAAATAAGGTTGCGGGACTTTGGTAACATGTTTTGCCATAGCAAGTTTAATTCTGATCAAACAATTTATCTAAATTTTTTAGCGACATGAAGAAAGAAACATATGAAAAACCATCGCTGAAGTGCACTGAATTTGATTCAAGAACTTCATGTGTATTGATGTCATTACCTCCATCAGGGCCACCGGCTCCACCAACAGGGCCGACACCTCCTCCGCAGGAGTTCTAAAGCACTAATAGCTTCATTTGCTTAGAAAAGAAAAGGCAGTATTCATTTGAATACTGCCTTTTCGCGTTTTGGGGTAGGGAGTGGAAATATTGAATAGCTAAGTTTTCTACACTTCAGATATGCGGCTAAACTACAAGATTAGCATTCAGCTATGCGTCTTCCCAGAGTTCAGAACGGATTAAGTCTGCGCTCCTCGCATTCATTTCGTAGGTTATTACTTTTCTTTTTCTGTCGGGAATAGCTGCTTCAACCGCTCGTGCACAACCCGGCGTATATAGCACGATATCCGCTTTGTATGCGAGGGAAGGCAAGCTGCGGCTTTCAATTTTGAAGCTTTCGAATTTCAGGGCAGAATGGAAAGCTGATCGAATCTGTGATTCTAAATGAGGAAGGCTTTCCTGCTCTCGCGCGAGTAGAACCGCTGTTTCAAGTCCTGTACGCTCTGCTAAGGATACAATTAGTTCATAGTTAAGGCTGTATATAAACGGAATAACGCGGGCTTCATCTGATTCAGATAAGAAATTACTGTAAAAATGTATAGGGGTGAGGAGTGCGTCGTACTGAACGAGAGTACCCGGGCTGTCGGGTGTTATGGGTTCTGACTTCACGCCAACTTCTTTGCTGATACATCCCGATAGCATTTGTGCAAGTTCCATGGTAGGTCCGACGGTCGCACAGCGCTGTATGCGTTCGGGCCAGTCCATGAAATTGAGCTGTTCATGAAACAAGGTTTCAATTTCTTCTTCATTCAGACCGTAGCCTATCAGTTCTTCAAGTACGAGACGGAATTTTGTCGCCCCTTTTTCAAGCCTTTCTGATTTATCCAATTTTGTGGCAGGGCTGCAGACTATATAGCCCCGCTGCTGACTCTCAAGCAAGCCTTCTTCAGCAAGCAACTGATAGGCTTTACGAACGGTGTGAAAGCTTGCTTCAAGTTGTTTTCCCAGCACCCGCGTTGAGGGAAGGACTTCACCGACCTGGAACTGACGCGTAGCGATCAGAAGACGAATGCGGTCTGCAATGTGTTTGGAGGATTTCATGCGGGGCGGGAAGCTAAAGAATGCTGCGTGAAATAGTACAGGAGGGGCGTCGGGTTTAAGTTGTGTATTCAGCGTTGATGCGCACATACTCGTAACTGAGGTCACAGCCCCAGCCTTTAGCTTCGGCTTCACCCTGATTGAAGTGCAGCGTGATGGCGATTTCAGTAGATCGCATGAGCCGCTTAAGTTCGTTCAGGTTTACCCGGAGCGGCTGACCGCCTTTCAGAATCTGAATTTCAGTGTCGGCGCTGATATATAAATCGGTTTTGTCGGGATCAAAACTGACACCGGCCCGGCCGGCAGCCGCGACGATGCGGCCCCAGTTGGGGTCACGTCCGAATAAGGCTGTTTTGACAAGGGCAGAGTCAGATACTGTCCGGATGATTTGACGGGCCTGATCTTTCGCAGCGAGTCCTTTCACCCTGTACTCAATAAGCTTCGATGCCCCTTCCCCGTCGGAGACAATCATGCGCGCAAGGTGTTCACACAGTTCAAACAGTTTGGTTTTAAAGAGTGCATAGGATTCATCTTTTTCCGTGATCTCTTCATTGCCCGCCGCGCCGTTGGAAAGAATGGCAACCATGTCGTTGGTTGAAGTGTCTCCATCAACCGTAATCATATTAAAGGTGTCGTTTACGACTTCCCCCAGCATTTCCTGCAGTAATTCCGGCTTGATGGCTGCGTCACACATAATAAAACCCAGCATTGTGCCCATATTGGGGTGTATCATCCCGGATCCTTTGGCGACAGCCCCCATATTGATTTCGGTATCGCCCAGTCGGAAGCGAACGAAGCCTTCCTTCGGAAAAGTGTCGGTTGTGAGGATAGCACTTGCAAGCAGGGAACCTGCAACTTTACGGCTCGTTAGCTTAGCGGCATTTTCCCTGATTCCGGCAACAATCTTTTCGGTTGGCAGCTCACGGCCAATCACTCCGGTTGATGCAACCAGGATCTGTTCCCGCGGAATGTTTAGTTCTTCCGAAACGGCGGCAATCATAGCCTGAGCGCCGATATAGCCCTGTTTTCCGGTACAGGCATTGGCGTTACCGGAGTTGATGACAATGGCCTGAATCCGGCCGTTTTTGATATGCTCCCTGCATATTTTGATGGGTTCCGCTACGACCACGTTGCGCGTAAAAACAGCCGCAGCTGAGGCAGGCTTATCAGACACGATGAGCCCAAGGTCTCGGCGTTTGCTTTTAACACCCGTATGGGCTCCCCAATACCGAAAGCCGCGTACATTAGTTATGTTTTCCATAGGTGAATTTCAGGGACAAACCGGACTTTCTGTTAGTCCCGTAGTTTCCTTCAGATTGTTAATAAGGTTCATATTCTGCACAGCCTGACCCGCGGCACCTTTCATCAGGTTATCAATAGCACTGAGGGTGATGATTCGATTGGTGCGAGGATCGTACGAGGCATAAATATCACAAAAATTTGACGCCCGAACAAAGCGAAGCTGCGGCGAATCCGATCTTAACCGGATAAAATATTCTTCGCCATAATAGCTGTGATAGAGTTCAGAGAGTGCTTCCGGACTAATGGTTTTCTTACATGTACTGTAAGTTGCGGTTAAAATACCGCGGTTTACAGGTAGCAAATGCGGGGTAAACTGTGCAATGACATCCTGACCGGTAAAGCGTTGTACGGTTTGTTCAATCTCGGGACTATGCCGGTGCGTTTGCATGCCGTATGCGCTAAAATTGTCGTACGCATGCGGGAAGTGCGTATTTGCTTTCGGTGAAATTCCTGCACCGGTAATGCCCGACTTTGCGTCGATCACCACGGAATCAGGTTCTATGAGCTTCTCATTCACAAGTGGTGCGAGGGGCAGAATGGCGGAGGTAGGATAGCAACCCGGGTTTGCAATGAGCTGCGCGCTCTGAATCTGATCCCGGAAGAGCTCCGGAAGCCCGTAGGCTGCCTGTGCGCTGAGGGCTGGCATTACGTGTTTGGTCTGATACCATTTCTCATACAGGGCAGTATCTGTCATGCGGAAGTCCCCGGATAAATCAATCACTTTGCAGGGCAGGGGATGATGTTTTTCAACAAAAAGCATGGAGACGCGATGGGGAAGTGCAAGGAAAAGGGTGTCAAGCTCATCCAAGTCTATTTCTTCAAGGGGTTTCAGCCGGATTTGGGTAAGGTTCTGCAACTGAGGGTGCAGCTCATGCAGCCACATACCGGCGTTACGCTCTGAGCTTACCCCCATGAGTTCAACGTTCGGGTGACGCAACAGCAATCGGACAAGTTCTGCACCTGTATAACCGCTTGCTCCGGCTATGGCAACTTTAATTTTGGTAGCACTCATAAAAATTTGGGAATTTCATTGATCTCAGGCAAAAAAACACAAAGAACAGCGGGAAAACATGCTGTCCTTTGTGTTTTGCGCTGACTCATATTAAAAATTAATCTGCAATTTCAGCGCTTTCACGCTGAGCGCGTCTTTCCGCAGCGATCGCTTCAACCATGACGTCAACAACGGTATCGAGTTCTTCGCGACTGATGTTAAGCGCGGGTACAAGGCGTACGACATTGGTTGCTGTGACATTCGCTATTACACCATTTTCGAGCATACGCAGGGCTACGCCTGAAGCTTCGAAATTAAGCTGAACGCCTGTCATAAGGCCAAGGCCCCGGACTTCGCTTATACCCGCTTCACCTGGCATTTCCATACGAATTCGGTCCCGTAGCCATTTGCCGTTTTCTTGCGCCATGCGAAGCATATTTTCGTCGAAAATGGCTTCAATCGTAGCAAGTCCGGCACAGCATGCAAGGGGGTTGCCGCCAAAAGTTGTGCCGTGCTTGCCGTACTCGATCACTTCTGCGACTTCTTCCGTAGCGATAAAGGCGCCTATCGGGAATCCGCCGCCCAGCCCCTTCGCCATGCAAACAACATCCGGCACGATGTCAAAATGCTCGTAGGCAAAGAACTTGCCGGTACGTCCAATGCCGCACTGAATCTCATCAAAAATCAGCAATGCTTTGTATTCGTAGCAAAGGGCGCTTAGCTGATTGATGAATGCTTTATCGGCCACATGGATACCACCTTCACCCTGAATGGGTTCGATAAACACGGCTACCGTGTCGTCGTTGATTACAGCTTCAGCTGCCTGAATATCGTTGAACGGAATTTGGGTAAAACCCGGCAGCATGGGTTCAAAACCTTGCTGATATTTTGGCTGTCCCATCGCCAGTGCACCGAGCGTGCGGCCGTGAAACGCGCCCTTAAAGGAGATGATGTCTCCTTTTTTACCGGTTTTATTGGCATACCGCTTGGCGAGTTTTAAAGCGCCTTCAATGGCTTCTGTGCCGCTGTTACAGAAAAATACGCGGTCGTGATTGCTGAGATCTACAAGTTTTTGCGCGAGTTCAACCTGCTGGGGGGTCGTGAAAAAATTTGACGTATGAATGATCTCCCCGGCTTGTTTTCGGATGGCCGCAACAACGGAGGGGTGACAGTGCCCGACATTGTTTACAGCTATGCCTGCCAGCGCGTCGATGTACGTCTTTCCTTCCGTATCCACGACCTTCGAGCCTTCTCCCTTAACCAGGGTGACAGGATATCGCTTGTACGTTTTGAAGTGAACTTCGGTATCAAGTTGATGATGTGATTTTTCTGACATATCGTAAGGGAAATAGCTTCAGTTCAGGGTTATGCGGGTACCGGCCGTGTTCTGATGGATTTGGGCCAGGTTAAATGAATCCGGCTTTGTTCCATTAAAAATGAAGGCCGATTTGGCGCCGTGTTTCAGGGCAAATATAACAGATTCCAGTTTGGGCAGCATGCCGCCGCTTGCTTTATTGCTGCAAAATGTTTGCAGTTTTTCAAGGGTGATGTCTTTGAGACGCGAATCCGGATCCGGCCAGTGTTCAAACAATCCGTCAACATCTGTAAGACTGATGTAAGCTTCGGCATTCAATGCGGCCGCTACAGCACCTGCAAGGGCGTCTGCATTTATGTTGTAATCGAGCTCGTCAGGTCCCTGTGCTACGGGAGAGAGCACTGGCAAAAAGTCAGATTGCAGGAGTAGATGAATAAGCTCCGGGTCAAAGCGAACAATGTCGCCAACCTGACCGATATCGGTTTGCACTTCTTTTCCATTTGTAATGCTGAGATGATAGCGGCGCCTGACTTGGGTCATGTATCCGTCTTTGGCCGACAGACCCACAGCTTTGGCACCGTTCTTATTCAGTAGCCGTACCAGTGTGCCATTTACTTCACCCCGCAGGGCAAGCTGTACGTAGTACATGGTTTCGGGAGTTGTTTTACGATGT
This genomic stretch from Cyclonatronum proteinivorum harbors:
- the argB gene encoding acetylglutamate kinase yields the protein MNSSDLNHTSGIFVIKYGGNAMSNPELQDQLLKKIADHHQLGHKIVLVHGGGPEIKKLLALGSVQSEFIGGHRKTTPETMYYVQLALRGEVNGTLVRLLNKNGAKAVGLSAKDGYMTQVRRRYHLSITNGKEVQTDIGQVGDIVRFDPELIHLLLQSDFLPVLSPVAQGPDELDYNINADALAGAVAAALNAEAYISLTDVDGLFEHWPDPDSRLKDITLEKLQTFCSNKASGGMLPKLESVIFALKHGAKSAFIFNGTKPDSFNLAQIHQNTAGTRITLN
- a CDS encoding T9SS type A sorting domain-containing protein, with translation MFYKPDSDSNYKRVHKKQNKQYKKMANTYKSRLKPYVAGLLALLIFSPAVAIAQFPGGDGSQNDPFQIEDAQQLSDVRNDISLGVYYKLIQDITFDGSDVWEPIGSASQPFLANFDGGGFTISGLQINDTTGGNESGLFGIIGNGGKVTNLVLSDVNINLPNAVSVGALAGGATDNATITHITVSSGTIVGFENVGGIIGRIRGGSTTFADNTSAATVIGSERVGGVAGIMRVTRIERCSSTGVVQLDAGGAGDIGGLVGFMNDVTRVRESYSSAQVIMSNSNGGLLRGAGGLVGAIVDGTTEVINTYATGTLTVDDRSMNDLSIGGLVGRMEGGKIVNSYASNIFDFDAHLLRSRTGGLIGSFSATLPISAVQSSYWNEDVSGLASRTPDAGTNRTTDQMKIRSKFVNNGWNFDTVWQNSRATSMPYLRNVSQTIIAGPEIGAISDQEAWRHLGTSLTGVTYDNLLHPIWTQGVPGSDNPGSANPNIFTYNSTTNEWVALQDMADEIPIGSGFAVYVYSADFDGQPINDQGFPKSLLVEGAKISDDIIRPINTLRNGWTFLSNSFLFPVLWEDIFAANDVRLDPVVYVYDPRVTEPSYRVWNGETGAGDLALNGFISPFQGFFVKTARSGSGNQVTLPASAQRPDRNSNLLTRNPSDFLATLNLNAKLVGQERERNLMVVFSETETSNGLALAPMDGVSYVEFAVLDEEIGTLNRMFNASSPEGTYNFPIVLRNLEFENNGWFEYSGEFNLSWSGLDDFPADWEFTLTDTQTGEVTDLRTNEIITVNTTVMQVSDSPAVEWNLSPTPVTASVTDSRFILTVVAGAPVSIGEGLESPTQITLEQNYPNPFNPTTSIRYTLNASSDVRLDVFNLMGQRVASLQDGFQQAGTHTVSFDGSQLSSGVYVYRLQAGGQTLTRKMTLVK
- the lysS gene encoding lysine--tRNA ligase, with the translated sequence MSKEKPELSQHELEAQRREKLRLLIEKGINPYPNEYEVTHTTADAKAHQDEWVVEGEAGAGHQRISLAGRMMTRRIMGKAAFFNLQDSEGVLQVYITRDDLPEGYYNEVFKKLIDLGDIVGVKGFLFKTRTGELTLHAEAFTLLTKVIRPLPVAKEAEEDGKKVTYSAFSDKELRYRQRYVDLVVNPHVRDVFRKRSKMIAVMRDMMTERGYLEVETPILQPIYGGASARPFVTHHNTLDMQLYLRVANELYLKRLIVGGFDGVFEFAKDFRNEGMSRFHNPEFTQVELYVAYKDYNWMMDFVEEMLEKVALELHGSTKVQVGSHEIDFQKGWRRVTMFDAIEEQTGHNLFGLDVPELRKIAASLKVGTDDTMGAGKIIDEIFGEHVEPKLIQPTFITDYPIEMSPLAKKHRSKEGLVERFELICNGKEVCNAFTELNDPIDQRNRLEEQARLRADGDDEAMSVDEDFLRALEYGMPPTVGLGVGIDRLAMIMTNQESIRDVLFFPHMRPEHAG
- the argC gene encoding N-acetyl-gamma-glutamyl-phosphate reductase, whose product is MSATKIKVAIAGASGYTGAELVRLLLRHPNVELMGVSSERNAGMWLHELHPQLQNLTQIRLKPLEEIDLDELDTLFLALPHRVSMLFVEKHHPLPCKVIDLSGDFRMTDTALYEKWYQTKHVMPALSAQAAYGLPELFRDQIQSAQLIANPGCYPTSAILPLAPLVNEKLIEPDSVVIDAKSGITGAGISPKANTHFPHAYDNFSAYGMQTHRHSPEIEQTVQRFTGQDVIAQFTPHLLPVNRGILTATYSTCKKTISPEALSELYHSYYGEEYFIRLRSDSPQLRFVRASNFCDIYASYDPRTNRIITLSAIDNLMKGAAGQAVQNMNLINNLKETTGLTESPVCP
- a CDS encoding GntR family transcriptional regulator → MKSSKHIADRIRLLIATRQFQVGEVLPSTRVLGKQLEASFHTVRKAYQLLAEEGLLESQQRGYIVCSPATKLDKSERLEKGATKFRLVLEELIGYGLNEEEIETLFHEQLNFMDWPERIQRCATVGPTMELAQMLSGCISKEVGVKSEPITPDSPGTLVQYDALLTPIHFYSNFLSESDEARVIPFIYSLNYELIVSLAERTGLETAVLLAREQESLPHLESQIRSAFHSALKFESFKIESRSLPSLAYKADIVLYTPGCARAVEAAIPDRKRKVITYEMNARSADLIRSELWEDA
- the argJ gene encoding bifunctional glutamate N-acetyltransferase/amino-acid acetyltransferase ArgJ, which produces MENITNVRGFRYWGAHTGVKSKRRDLGLIVSDKPASAAAVFTRNVVVAEPIKICREHIKNGRIQAIVINSGNANACTGKQGYIGAQAMIAAVSEELNIPREQILVASTGVIGRELPTEKIVAGIRENAAKLTSRKVAGSLLASAILTTDTFPKEGFVRFRLGDTEINMGAVAKGSGMIHPNMGTMLGFIMCDAAIKPELLQEMLGEVVNDTFNMITVDGDTSTNDMVAILSNGAAGNEEITEKDESYALFKTKLFELCEHLARMIVSDGEGASKLIEYRVKGLAAKDQARQIIRTVSDSALVKTALFGRDPNWGRIVAAAGRAGVSFDPDKTDLYISADTEIQILKGGQPLRVNLNELKRLMRSTEIAITLHFNQGEAEAKGWGCDLSYEYVRINAEYTT
- a CDS encoding aspartate aminotransferase family protein, whose product is MSEKSHHQLDTEVHFKTYKRYPVTLVKGEGSKVVDTEGKTYIDALAGIAVNNVGHCHPSVVAAIRKQAGEIIHTSNFFTTPQQVELAQKLVDLSNHDRVFFCNSGTEAIEGALKLAKRYANKTGKKGDIISFKGAFHGRTLGALAMGQPKYQQGFEPMLPGFTQIPFNDIQAAEAVINDDTVAVFIEPIQGEGGIHVADKAFINQLSALCYEYKALLIFDEIQCGIGRTGKFFAYEHFDIVPDVVCMAKGLGGGFPIGAFIATEEVAEVIEYGKHGTTFGGNPLACCAGLATIEAIFDENMLRMAQENGKWLRDRIRMEMPGEAGISEVRGLGLMTGVQLNFEASGVALRMLENGVIANVTATNVVRLVPALNISREELDTVVDVMVEAIAAERRAQRESAEIAD